A window of Streptomyces sp. NBC_01689 genomic DNA:
GCCGCCCGCGCGATGCGCGAGTAGGGCGGCTGCCATCTGGGAGCGGCCGGCGTTGTGGCCGCACACGAACAGCACTCGGGGCAGGCCCACGCCCGGGGCGCCCCCGATGTGCGCAAGCGCCTCGAGGCGTTCAACGACCAGGTGCTCGGCCAGCAGCACCAGGTGGGTGCGGACGCGGGCGTGTTCGGCCAGGCGCTCGTAGGAGTCGGTGACCAGGCGCTGGATGGTCTCGGGAGAGAAGCGTCCGCGGTAGCGCAGGGCGAGGCGGGTGATGCCGGAGGCCGGCCGGTCGTCAGGCAGCACGGGCGGTGGGGATGGGGTCACGGGACGCCCCTTCGGGGTGTGGGTCTCCCACGGGTGTGGGGATGCGGGTCCCGAAGATCACCCCGGACTGGTATCGGTCGGGAATGCTGTGAGAATATCAGTCCATGCTGATGTCAGTCGACACTGATCTGATGCGGGTTCTGGCCGACCCGCTCCGTCTCCAGATCGTCTCCCTCCTGGCCGAGGAGACGCTCTGCACCACGCACCTCATCGAGGAGACAGGGGCGAAGCAGACCAACCTCTCCAACCACATGAGAGTGCTGCGCGAGGCCGGAGTGGTGGAGACCGAGCCGTGCGGCCGCTTCACGTACTACAAACTGCGCGCCGACGTCATCGCCCGCCTCGCCGGACAGTTCGCCGACCTGGCCGAGTCCGCCCGCAACGCCGCCGACAACAAGAGGGCCTGCCCGTGACCCCCTCCGAAGCACCCGCGACCACCGAGGACTCGTCGGTCGTCGCGAAGCTGTCGACGCTCGACCGGTTCCTCGCCGTGTGGATCCTCGCCGCGATGGCCGTCGGCCTCGGCCTCGGCCGGCTCATCCCCGGCCTCGACGACGCCACGGCGAAGGTGGAGATCGGCGGTATCTCCCTGCCGATCGCCGTCGGCCTGCTGATCATGATGTACCCGGTCCTGGCCAAGGTCCGCTACGACAAACTCGACGCAGTCACCGGCGACCGCAAGCTCATGGTCTCCTCGCTGGTCATCAACTGGCTCGTCGGCCCGGCGGTCATGTTCGCGCTGGCCTGGATCTTCCTGCCGGACCTGCCCGAGTACCGCACCGGCCTGATCATCGTCGGCCTGGCCCGCTGCATCGCCATGGTCATCATCTGGAACGACCTGGCCTGCGGCGACCGCGAGGCCGCCGCCGTCCTCGTCGCCCTCAACTCGGTCTTCCAGGTCCTGGCCTTCGGCCTGCTCGGCTGGTTCTACCTCGCCCTGCTGCCGAACTGGCTCGGCCTGGACAACGGCCAGCACCTGGACATCTCCATGTGGAAGATCGCCCTGAACGTCGTCATCTTCCTCGGCGTCCCGCTGCTGGCCGGCTTCCTCACCCGCCGCATCGGCGAACGCAAGCTCGGCCGCGAGAAGTACGAGACCGGCTTCCTTCCGAAGATCGGCCCGTGGGCCCTGTACGGCCTGCTCTTCACGATCGTCATCCTCTTCGCCCTGCAGGGCGAGACCATCACCTCGCAGCCGCTGGACGTGGCCCGCATCGCCCTGCCGCTACTGGTGTACTTCGCGGTCATGTGGTTCGGGACTTTCACCCTCGGCAAGGTCATCGGCCTCGCCTACGACCGCACCGCCACCCTCGCCTTCACCGCCGCGGGCAACAACTTCGAGCTGGCCATCGCGGTCGCCATCGCCACCTTCGGAGTCACCAGCGGCCAGGCTCTCTCCGGAGTCGTCGGCCCCCTCATCGAGGTCCCGGTCCTGGTCGCGCTCGTCTACGTCTCCCTGGCCTGGCGGCGGAAGTTCAGCGCCGCACAGCAGCTGACACGGGCACCGCAGGCGAGCTGACGCGCTGCCTGGACCGCACTGGCCTCGGTGCGCGGATCGCTGCAGACGCATGGTCGACACGATCTTTGTCCCTGTTCCAGGCGCCGTGCACCGGGGGCATGTTCGATGTTCCAAGAACGGGCAGGGCGCCGCCAGGCAGCGCGCACGTGGGATGAAGGCGCGCCCGCGCTGACCAACCGCAACACCGTCGCCGGGGCCGTGCGGTCGCCAAGACCGCCGCGGCCGTCGACATTCGGGCCGTCTTCGGAGTCGACGTCGCCGTTGCCCTGCTCTACACCGTCTATGCCCGCACACCGGTGCGGGTGGCGCGCACGTCGTGGAATCCTCCGTGGTCGTGATGGCCCGACAGGTCACCGTGTACCACCGGAACGCGCCGTCGCACGCCAAACGCGCTCCGCCAAACGGTTGATACCGTGCCAATTCTCTTGGCGGGGCGATCACTCGGATGGGTTAATTCAGGTGTCTGCATCAATGGGCGATGGTCCATCGAGTCGCCGCGGACAAGCCTCCCTCCCGGGACTGAACTCATCCCGTCCGGACGGGCCTCCGCACATCCCCATCCGCCAGCGGCCGGACGCGTCGGCCTGGGCCGGTTCGGGACGTCCGTGGATCGGGACACCCAGTCGCTGCTCGGAGAGACTTCCGAGTGAGGAGGAACCCCCTCATGCCCATCAGTCCCAACCAAGGCTCCACCAGCGGCGGAACAACCGTCACCATCACCGGCGTGAACCTGTCCGGTGCCACCGCCGTCCACTTCGGGTCCCAGACGGCCACGATCACCGCGAACACGCCGACCTCGATCACCGTCATCGACCCCGCGGGCTGCGGCGTCGTCGATGTCAACGTGACGACCCCGGGAGGGACCAGCAACTCGATCTCCTTCTTCTACATCAGCCCACCGATCGCGGTGTCCGTGGGCCCGGGCTCCGGTCCCACTGCGGGCGGCAACACGGTCACCGTCAACGGCTACGGACTCTCCACGGCCACCGCCGTGTCCTTCGGCTCCAACAGCGCGACGCCGACGGTCATCTCGGACAGCCAGCTGTCGGTGGTCGTTCCGGCCGGCAGTTTCAGCGGCTCGGTCGACGTCACCGTCACCACCACCGGGGGCACGACCGCTCCGCTCACCTACGCCTACGTCGACACGCCGACGCTGGACTCGCTCACACCCGCCTCGGGGTCGACGTCCGGCGGTACCTCGGTGACCGTCACCGGCACCGGCCTGGCGTCCACCACGGCCGTCACCTTCGGCGGTACCAGCGCGTCCTTCGCAGTGCTGAACAACGCCACGCTGGTGGCCGTCACACCGCCGGGCGCCGCTGGGTCCGTCGATGTCGTCGTGACCACCGAGGGCGGTAGCGCCACCGCCAGCGGCGGATTCACCTACGTGTCCGGTCCCGGCATCTGACGGTGTCCCGGACGCACGGCTGCGCACGGTTCAGGTCCGCTCCGGTCCACCGGCCCGTGCCCAGCGGAAGCGGTGCGAACTCGCGTACGCCCGCCCGAACCGCTTCCGTGACCGCCCAGCTCGCGGCCCAGCGAGGCCGACCACACCCCTTGGAGTCACCGTGGCCCCTCCCGTCCTCACCTCGGTCGTACCCAACACGGGTCCGGCGGCGGGCACCAATCCCGTGACCCTGAACGGAAGCCAGTTCACCGGCGCCACCGCTGTCATGTTCGGCTCCGCGGCCGCACTTTCGTACACGGTCAACACCCCCTCGACGATCACGGCGACCGTCCCGCCCGGAACCGGCACGGTGAACGTCACCGTGCGCACACCCGCTGGGCTCAGCAATACGGTTGCCTACACCTACGCGCCCACGCCGACCCTCAGCGCGATCGCGCCGAACCAGGGCCCGACGTCCGGCGGGACGAGCGTGGTCCTCACCGGAACCGGCCTCACCGGGACCACCGCCGTCACCTTCGGCAGCACCCCCGCGACCTCCTACACCGTCAACTCCGCCACCCAGATCACCGCAGTCGCCCCGGCCGGCACCGGCGCGGTGGCGGTCACCGCGACCACCGTAGGCGGCACCTCGGGGCCGGTGTTCTTCTACTACCTCAACGCGCCCTCGCTGCTGTCCGTCTCGCCTGCCCAGGGCCCGGCGACCGGCGGGACGAGCGTGGTCCTCACCGGAACCGGCCTCACCGGGACCACCGCCGTCACCTTCGGCAGCACCCCCGCGACCTCCTACACCGTCAACTCCGCCACCCAGATCACCGCAGTCGCCCCGGCCGGCACCGGCACGGTGGCGGTCACCGTCACCGGTCCCGGCGGCACCAGCAACTCCGTCACCTACGCCTACCTCGCAGCGCCGGCACTCACCACGCTGTCGCCCGCGCAGGGGCCGACGGGCGCGGGCGCCGCCGTGACCCTGACAGGCACCGGGCTGACCACGACCTTCGCGGTCCACTTCGGCGCCGCACCGGCGGCCTTTACCGTGGTGTCGGACACGACAGCGATCGCGATCGCCCCGGCAGGTCCGGCGGGTCCGGTGCTGGTGAGCGTCACGACGTCGGGCGGCACCAGCAACTCGCTCGCCTACCAACGGGTCGCGCCTCCCGCGATCTAGCCAGTACCTCGGCATCGGCGCCACTGGCCCGCGCCTACCCCGCGCCATCGGCCCGCTCCAGCCCATTCGAGCGAGCCGATGACTCAGGTGGGGCCGCCGGGACCCGCGCCTCCCGCATATGCCATCAAAAGCGGCCTAAGGTCACGCACCGAACGGTTACGGCGAATCCCCGCCTGCCGATCAGACCGAGGAGGCCCCTCAGTGAAAGCGTGTCGTGCGCGCAAAGCCGGAGTCATGGTCGTTGTAGCGGCAGCGGCCACAGTGCTGTTCATCGCTCCGTCGGCTGCCGCCGCCGATCCGTCGTCGACCACGGTCCAGGCAACGCCCTCCTCGGCGACGACCGGGCAACTGGTGACCCTCGACGCGACAGTGACCTGCAGCTCGGACCCGAGCGGCGGCCTCGGCGTGTCGTTCTTCGACGGCCCGGACCTCCTCGCGACCGCACCCGTCTCCGCCGACGGACACTCCTCACTGACCACCGGTTTCACGACCACCGGAACACACACCATCACCGCCGCCTACAACGGCGACGACAGTTGCGGCGCTTCGAGTGACACCACCACCGTCACCGTGTCCCAAACCCCGGTTCCCCCGGCCAACAACCCGGGCTGCCTGCTGTGCGGCCTCATCGACTTCCACGTCGGGGACATCCACAACGAGGTCAACGTCAGCGGCCACAACGTGACGCGCATCCACAAGTAAGCCCGGCCTGCCGGGCGCTGGACGCGCGCGAGGGGTGCCACGGGCCCGTGGCACCCCTCGCGCGCGTCGGTTAAGAGGTCCCGGTTGAAGCGGCGCTCGACGACGTTCCGCCGCCGGTAGACACATCTACCTCGGCACCGTCACCCTCGCAGCACTCGTGATCTGGCTCCGCACATGATCCGGGATAAGCCCTCTGCGCAGCATCCGCGGGCCCGTCGCCACCGGCCAGCGCGAACGGAACCGCCGCACGCCCCGGTGAGGCGGAAGTCAGGAGCGCAGGTCGAGCATGGCGGACATGGCCGCCACCACGGACGGCGCTACCTGGTAATAGACCCAGGTGCCGCGCCGCTCGGACGTCAGCAGGCCAGCCTCGCGCAGCTTCTTCAGGTGGTGGGAGACGGTTGGCTGCGAGACGCCGACGTCCTGGATGTCGCACACGCACGCCTCGCCGCCTTCATGCGAGGCGACCTTGGAGAACAGGCGCAGCCGCACCGGGTCGGAGAGTGCCTTGAACATGACGGCCATCTTCTCCGCGTCCGCCTGGGACAGCTCGGCCGACGTGATCGGCGGGCAGCACGGGACGACCGGCTCGGCCGGCAGCACCGAGAGCTCCACCACCTGAGAATTCGACATGCGTCTATGTTGACACTCATCGATACCAGTGGCAAGCTTCGCGTATCGAAAGACATCGATAAACGTCGATACAAGAGGGCGGCTTGCGGACAACGAGCCCCGTGATCCGCTCCTGCGTGACCCCGGTCATGTCTCACGTGCCACCACTCGGCAACGGTCCCGGCGAGCGTTCCTGCCTGCGCCCCGCGGCCGATACCCCTGCACCACCTGCCAACACTCTGCGTCTGAGGAGACCTTGCGCCATGAGCGACCAGCTTCCCGTCGTTGTCATCGGAGCGGGACCGGTCGGACTGGCCGCCGCGGCACACCTCGTCGAGCACGGTATCGAACCCCTGGTTCTGGAAGCCGGACCGGCAGCGGCGGCCGCGGTACGGGAGTGGGGCCACGTCCGGCTGTTCTCCACCTGGGGCGAGGTCACCGACCCGGCTGCGGAAAAGCTCCTCGCGCCGACCGGCTGGATCAAGCCCGACGCGACCACCTACCCCTCAGGCGCCGACTGGGCCGCGCTCTACCTCAAGCCCCTGGCCGACGTTCTGGGCGACCGCGTGCGTTTCGGCGCGAGGGTCACCGGCGTCTCGCGCGCCGGACGTGATCGAGTCGTCGACGCCGACCGGGAAAGGCAGCCCTTCGCCGTGCACTTCATCACCGCCGACGGTGCCGAGCAGCGCGTGATCGCCCGCTCGGTCATCGACGCCTCCGGCACCTGGACGACGCCCAGCCCAGCCGGAGCCGGCGGCCTGCCCGCGCTCGGCGAGAGGGCAGCAGCCGACCGCATCACCTACCGCCTGCCCGACCTGGGGGACCCCGCCGTACGGGCCCGCTACGCGGGCAGGCGCACCGCCGTCATCGGCTCCGGCGCCTCCGCCTTCACCACGCTCGCCGGCCTCGCCGACCTCGCAGGCGACGAACCCGGAACGCATGCCGTGTGGATCCTGCGCCGCGGCATCAGCGCCTCGACCTTCGGCGGAGGTGCAGCCGACGAACTCCCCGCCCGCGGCGCCCTCGGGCTCGCCGCGAAGGCCACCGTGGACAACGGGTACGCGGACGCGGTCACCGCGTTCCGCACCGAATCCATCGACCGCGACACCGACGGCCGCCTCGTGCTGACCGGTGAGGACGGCCGCCGTCTCGACCCGGTCGACGAGGTGATCGTGCTGACCGGCCTTCGGCCCGACCTGTCCTTCCTCTCCGAGATCCGCCTCGGCCTGGACGAACGTCTCCAGGCACCTCTCGCGCTGGCCCCGCTCATCGACCCCAACCAGCACTCCTGCGGCACCGTCTACCCGCACGGCCACCGCGAACTGTCCCACCCCGAACAGGACATCTACCTGGTCGGCATGAAGTCCTACGGCCGTGCCCCCACCTTCCTCGCCATGACCGGCTACGAGCAGGTCCGCTCCGTCACCGCCGCCATCGCCGGCGACCTCGATGTCGCCGACCGCGTAGAACTCATCCTGCCGGAGACCGGAGTATGCAGAGGCAGCGGCCTGACGGGCGCCCCGGCCGCCGGAGCGCATGAGGGAGGCTGCTGCGCTCCGGCGCCCCAGCTCGTCCAGATCGGCATCACCACCCCCGCCGCCGGCGAGGGGTCCTCGTCCGGCGGGTGCTGCTGAACCGCGCCCGCACCGGCGCCCCGGCTTCCACGGGCCGGGGCGCCACCACCCCTACCGCAGGAGGATCGTCATGTCCCGCGTACAGCTCGCCCTCCGCGTCCCCGACCTCGCCGCGTCCATCGCCTTCTACAGCAAGCTGTTCGGTACCGAGCCCGCCAAACTCCGCGACGGCTACGCCAACTTCGCTATCTCAGAACCCCCACTGAAGCTCGTCCTGATCGAAGGCACCGCGGGCGAGGCCACACGGATGGACCACCTCGGCGTCGAAGTCGAATCCACCGAAGCCGTCCACGCGGCCACCACCCGCCTGGCAGACCAGGGCCTCGCGACGGACGTGGAGAACGACACCACCTGCTGCTACGCCGTGCAGGACAAGGTCTGGGTCCACGGCCCCGGCCAGGAACCGTGGGAGGTCTACGTCGTCAAGGCCGACGCCGGCTCCCTCGCCAGACAGCACGGCAGCACCCGCTGCGCGGCCCCCGCCGCAACCGATACGACAGCGGTCCCCGCGGGCGGCTGCTGCTGATCCGCCGATGACCGAACTCCACACCAGCGGGGCCGCGACCGGAACGGGGGTCCGGTCGCGGCCCCGCGCCGCGCCGCCTGCCCTGTGCGCCACCCAGATCACCATGGGGCATCCTCTACGACGCTTTCCCCGTACTGAACCCCCAGATCACCGCCACCACCGGCTGGCCCACCGGCGCCACCACCGCATCGTTCTCCGCCGCGCTGCCGGTCTCCGCCCTCGCCGGAATCCGGGTCGGCCGGATCATCGACCGCCACGGACCGCGCACCGTGATGACAGCCGACTCCCTCCTCGGTGCACTCAGCCTCCTCCTTGTGGCCGCCGCACCCGACCTGCCCGTCTTCACTGCGGGTTGGCTGCTCGCCGGAGCCGCGATGGTCGCCACCTTCCACCCGCCCGCCTTCGCCGCCCTCACCCGCTGGTACGCCCCTGACCACGTCCGCGCCCTGACCGTCGTCACCCTCGCCGGCGGCCTCGCCTCCACCGCTTCGCCCCCACCACCGCAGCCCTCACCGACCACCGGCCTGCGCCCTGGCCCTCTCCGCATTCACCGTGTACGCGGTCGTCGTCGACCTGGTCCCCCTCCTGCTCGAACGCGGCTTCACCAATTCCCGAGCCGCCTGGGCCCTCGCCCTCGGGGGCGCCGGGAAGACCCTCGGACGCGTCTTGTACGCCACCCTCGCCCGCCACAGCGGAGTCACCCCTTACACGCTGCTCAGCGCGACAGACGACAACAAGAAGTCACCGTTCGACCAGGTCCTGGAACCGCTGCAGGCTGCAGAACGAGCGCGACAGCGCACGCGGCAACCTACCGGTCTTCTCGGTCAAGGAATTCACCGACCGTTCCAGCCCGGACGTCACCCGCCCCGACGGTGATGCCCAGCCCACCAGGAGTCTGCGCGGGCCCAACTCCAGGACCCCGGAACCGCCTTCACCAGGTCGTCCAGGCGGGCGTTGGTCTCATTGGAGCCGCTCTTTCCATGACCTCGCACTGTAGCGAAGACAGCTACGTAGTAAGGGGGTTCATAGGCTTCGACAGGCGGGACAGCCGCTTCCGGGTGATCACTCACGTGCTCCACGATCCAGCGTCTTTCCTGACCTGGTAGATGTGGGATCAGGATCTAAGCCGAAGCCTTCCGAGCCCTCCCTCCAACTCCCAGCAGACACCGGTAGCTTGCCGGCGCACAGAACGGTGCGGAGACGGGGACAACCCGGGGCGAGCGTTGGCTGACGCAGCACTAGATGTATCAACGGGAGGTGTGTTGTGATGCCTCTGCACTTTTGCATCGTTGTAACCAAAGGGGACGCACCCGTACGGGTGCTGTGGGGGCCCTTCACCGGTCGCACTGAGAACGGAGTCGCTCATGAGGTCCCTTCAGAGAAGACGGCGGCCGAGATCCCTACGTCGGTGGACCGGGATCACCGCTGCTCTGGGCACGGCCGCCGTCGTCACCCTCTCCGGTACGTCGGCCGCGTCGGCCCAGGGCGCTACGGGCACGGCCGGCAGCCCCCATCTGCGGATCCCGTCCGTCACCGCCGGGGACGCGCGCTTCGAGATACTCTCGCCGACGCTGATCCGCACCGAGTACGCGGGCGACGGCAAGTTCACCGACGCCCCGACCTTCAACGCCATCGGACGCGCCGGATTCACCCCTACCGCCTACACGACGGACAGGTCCGACGGCTGGCTGACCGTCCGGACCAGCGCAATGACCCTGCGCTATCGGCTCGGCTCGG
This region includes:
- a CDS encoding arsenate reductase ArsC — translated: MTPSPPPVLPDDRPASGITRLALRYRGRFSPETIQRLVTDSYERLAEHARVRTHLVLLAEHLVVERLEALAHIGGAPGVGLPRVLFVCGHNAGRSQMAAALLAHRAGGHVTVFSAGTLPAADVEPVVVQVLTEAGVDIAGAFPKPLTNEVVQAADIVITMGCWDACPVLPCRRYLDWPVTDPEGAPIATVRGIRDEIDAHITELLDSLPGA
- the arsB gene encoding ACR3 family arsenite efflux transporter, translated to MTPSEAPATTEDSSVVAKLSTLDRFLAVWILAAMAVGLGLGRLIPGLDDATAKVEIGGISLPIAVGLLIMMYPVLAKVRYDKLDAVTGDRKLMVSSLVINWLVGPAVMFALAWIFLPDLPEYRTGLIIVGLARCIAMVIIWNDLACGDREAAAVLVALNSVFQVLAFGLLGWFYLALLPNWLGLDNGQHLDISMWKIALNVVIFLGVPLLAGFLTRRIGERKLGREKYETGFLPKIGPWALYGLLFTIVILFALQGETITSQPLDVARIALPLLVYFAVMWFGTFTLGKVIGLAYDRTATLAFTAAGNNFELAIAVAIATFGVTSGQALSGVVGPLIEVPVLVALVYVSLAWRRKFSAAQQLTRAPQAS
- a CDS encoding ArsI/CadI family heavy metal resistance metalloenzyme, which produces MSRVQLALRVPDLAASIAFYSKLFGTEPAKLRDGYANFAISEPPLKLVLIEGTAGEATRMDHLGVEVESTEAVHAATTRLADQGLATDVENDTTCCYAVQDKVWVHGPGQEPWEVYVVKADAGSLARQHGSTRCAAPAATDTTAVPAGGCC
- a CDS encoding ArsR/SmtB family transcription factor, giving the protein MLMSVDTDLMRVLADPLRLQIVSLLAEETLCTTHLIEETGAKQTNLSNHMRVLREAGVVETEPCGRFTYYKLRADVIARLAGQFADLAESARNAADNKRACP
- a CDS encoding ArsR/SmtB family transcription factor, which codes for MSNSQVVELSVLPAEPVVPCCPPITSAELSQADAEKMAVMFKALSDPVRLRLFSKVASHEGGEACVCDIQDVGVSQPTVSHHLKKLREAGLLTSERRGTWVYYQVAPSVVAAMSAMLDLRS
- a CDS encoding IPT/TIG domain-containing protein, which gives rise to MAPPVLTSVVPNTGPAAGTNPVTLNGSQFTGATAVMFGSAAALSYTVNTPSTITATVPPGTGTVNVTVRTPAGLSNTVAYTYAPTPTLSAIAPNQGPTSGGTSVVLTGTGLTGTTAVTFGSTPATSYTVNSATQITAVAPAGTGAVAVTATTVGGTSGPVFFYYLNAPSLLSVSPAQGPATGGTSVVLTGTGLTGTTAVTFGSTPATSYTVNSATQITAVAPAGTGTVAVTVTGPGGTSNSVTYAYLAAPALTTLSPAQGPTGAGAAVTLTGTGLTTTFAVHFGAAPAAFTVVSDTTAIAIAPAGPAGPVLVSVTTSGGTSNSLAYQRVAPPAI
- a CDS encoding NAD(P)-binding domain-containing protein, which encodes MSDQLPVVVIGAGPVGLAAAAHLVEHGIEPLVLEAGPAAAAAVREWGHVRLFSTWGEVTDPAAEKLLAPTGWIKPDATTYPSGADWAALYLKPLADVLGDRVRFGARVTGVSRAGRDRVVDADRERQPFAVHFITADGAEQRVIARSVIDASGTWTTPSPAGAGGLPALGERAAADRITYRLPDLGDPAVRARYAGRRTAVIGSGASAFTTLAGLADLAGDEPGTHAVWILRRGISASTFGGGAADELPARGALGLAAKATVDNGYADAVTAFRTESIDRDTDGRLVLTGEDGRRLDPVDEVIVLTGLRPDLSFLSEIRLGLDERLQAPLALAPLIDPNQHSCGTVYPHGHRELSHPEQDIYLVGMKSYGRAPTFLAMTGYEQVRSVTAAIAGDLDVADRVELILPETGVCRGSGLTGAPAAGAHEGGCCAPAPQLVQIGITTPAAGEGSSSGGCC
- a CDS encoding IPT/TIG domain-containing protein, with translation MPISPNQGSTSGGTTVTITGVNLSGATAVHFGSQTATITANTPTSITVIDPAGCGVVDVNVTTPGGTSNSISFFYISPPIAVSVGPGSGPTAGGNTVTVNGYGLSTATAVSFGSNSATPTVISDSQLSVVVPAGSFSGSVDVTVTTTGGTTAPLTYAYVDTPTLDSLTPASGSTSGGTSVTVTGTGLASTTAVTFGGTSASFAVLNNATLVAVTPPGAAGSVDVVVTTEGGSATASGGFTYVSGPGI
- a CDS encoding Ig-like domain-containing protein, which gives rise to MVVVAAAATVLFIAPSAAAADPSSTTVQATPSSATTGQLVTLDATVTCSSDPSGGLGVSFFDGPDLLATAPVSADGHSSLTTGFTTTGTHTITAAYNGDDSCGASSDTTTVTVSQTPVPPANNPGCLLCGLIDFHVGDIHNEVNVSGHNVTRIHK